Proteins co-encoded in one Ruegeria pomeroyi DSS-3 genomic window:
- a CDS encoding gamma-glutamyltransferase family protein, whose amino-acid sequence MRFTTRPEIAGTFAVATSTHWIASAVGMGVLERGGNAFDAAAAMGFVLQVVEPHLNGPLGDMPMLIKPAGDVVPTMVCGQGTAPAGATIAHYRSEGLTRIPGSGLLATVIPGAFDAWMLMLRDYGTLPLRDILEPAIHYARAGHPALPRVAATIAGLAEFFRAEWPSSHETWLPGGSAPRAGALMKNPALADTWTRLLAESETVSGREAQIEAARAAFYRGFVAESIDRYLRHACVMDAAGGRRKGVLSGEDMACWQASYEAPISTRYKDWTVWKGGPWTQGPALLQSLHLLDGFDLDAIDLNGAEFVHLVSEAMKLSFADREAYYGDPEHSDIPMSALLSARYGEARRGLIGERASTEQRPGLVEGYESWVAAALRHAREDYASAGGTGAGEPTMAHLSQRKGDTVHLDVIDRWGNMVSATPSGGWLQSAPVVPGLGMPLNSRAQMFWLEEGLPTSLAPGRRPRTTLSPSMARGPDGTELAFGTPGGDQQDQWQLIYFLRLVHGGLNLQEAIDAPLFHTNHFQSSFYPREVQPGHLMVEPALGEAAIAELRARGHRVEVAEPWSVGRLTAASRLSDGTLRAAATPRLMQAYAIGR is encoded by the coding sequence ATGCGATTTACCACCCGACCCGAGATCGCGGGCACCTTTGCCGTTGCCACCTCCACCCACTGGATCGCCTCGGCGGTCGGGATGGGGGTGCTGGAGCGCGGCGGCAACGCGTTCGATGCGGCAGCGGCGATGGGGTTCGTCCTGCAAGTGGTCGAACCGCATCTGAACGGCCCGCTGGGCGATATGCCGATGCTGATCAAACCGGCAGGTGATGTGGTGCCCACCATGGTCTGCGGACAGGGCACCGCGCCTGCCGGGGCCACCATCGCGCATTACCGATCCGAAGGGCTGACCCGTATTCCGGGATCGGGCTTGCTGGCCACCGTCATCCCGGGTGCCTTCGACGCCTGGATGCTGATGCTGCGCGATTACGGCACCCTGCCGCTGCGCGATATTCTGGAACCGGCCATCCATTATGCCCGGGCGGGGCATCCCGCCCTGCCCCGGGTCGCCGCCACCATTGCCGGGTTGGCGGAGTTCTTTCGCGCGGAATGGCCGAGTTCTCACGAAACCTGGCTGCCCGGCGGCAGCGCCCCGCGCGCCGGGGCGCTGATGAAGAACCCGGCCCTGGCCGACACCTGGACGCGCCTTCTGGCCGAGTCCGAGACGGTATCGGGCCGCGAGGCGCAGATCGAGGCGGCACGTGCCGCCTTCTATCGTGGTTTCGTGGCCGAGAGCATCGACCGCTATCTGCGCCATGCCTGCGTGATGGATGCTGCCGGCGGGCGCCGCAAGGGCGTGCTGAGCGGCGAGGACATGGCCTGCTGGCAGGCCAGTTACGAGGCACCGATCTCGACCCGCTACAAGGACTGGACCGTCTGGAAGGGCGGCCCCTGGACACAAGGCCCCGCGCTGCTGCAATCGCTGCATCTGCTCGACGGGTTCGATCTGGATGCGATCGACCTCAATGGCGCCGAGTTCGTGCATCTGGTGAGCGAGGCGATGAAGCTTTCCTTCGCCGATCGCGAGGCCTATTACGGCGACCCCGAGCACAGCGACATTCCCATGTCGGCCCTGTTGTCGGCCCGCTATGGCGAGGCCCGTCGCGGCCTGATCGGCGAACGCGCATCGACCGAACAGCGCCCGGGGCTGGTGGAGGGGTACGAGAGCTGGGTCGCGGCGGCGCTGCGCCATGCGCGGGAAGATTATGCCTCGGCCGGGGGAACCGGCGCGGGGGAACCCACCATGGCGCATCTGAGCCAGCGCAAGGGCGACACCGTGCATCTGGACGTCATCGACCGCTGGGGCAACATGGTCTCGGCCACCCCTTCGGGCGGCTGGCTGCAAAGCGCGCCGGTGGTGCCGGGGCTGGGAATGCCGCTGAACAGCCGGGCACAGATGTTCTGGCTGGAGGAAGGCTTGCCGACCTCGCTGGCACCGGGACGCCGCCCGCGCACCACCCTGTCGCCCTCTATGGCGCGGGGGCCGGACGGAACCGAGCTGGCCTTTGGAACGCCCGGGGGCGACCAGCAGGACCAGTGGCAGTTGATCTATTTCCTGCGGCTGGTGCATGGCGGGCTGAACCTGCAAGAGGCAATTGACGCCCCACTGTTCCATACCAACCATTTCCAGAGTTCATTCTACCCGCGCGAGGTTCAGCCCGGGCATCTGATGGTGGAACCCGCCCTGGGCGAGGCCGCAATCGCCGAGTTGCGCGCACGCGGTCACCGGGTTGAGGTGGCCGAGCCCTGGAGCGTCGGCCGCCTGACCGCGGCCAGCCGCCTGTCTGACGGCACGCTGCGCGCGGCGGCAACGCCCCGGCTGATGCAGGCCTATGCGATCGGACGCTGA
- the uraH gene encoding hydroxyisourate hydrolase — protein sequence MTGYLTTHVLDTARGCPAAGLRITLCRIENSARHKIVEMLTNADGRTDAPILPQESFSPGIYELEFAAGDYLRATGQDGVEPLFLDVVPIRFGISDPEAHYHVPLLLSPFGYSTYRGS from the coding sequence ATGACCGGATATCTGACCACACATGTTCTGGACACCGCCCGGGGCTGCCCGGCCGCAGGGCTGCGGATCACCCTGTGCCGGATCGAGAACAGCGCGCGCCACAAGATTGTCGAGATGCTTACCAATGCAGACGGGCGGACCGATGCGCCCATCCTGCCGCAAGAGAGCTTTTCTCCCGGTATCTACGAACTGGAATTTGCCGCTGGCGACTATCTGCGAGCCACCGGACAGGACGGGGTGGAGCCGCTGTTCCTGGATGTGGTGCCGATCCGGTTCGGCATCTCGGACCCAGAGGCACATTATCATGTGCCGCTGCTGCTGTCGCCCTTCGGCTATTCAACCTATCGCGGCAGCTAG
- a CDS encoding urate hydroxylase PuuD, producing MYDLAVFWDWLAFGVRWLHVITAIAWIGSSFYFIALDLGLRKAPDLPPGAHGEEWQVHGGGFYHIRKFLVAPERMPEHLTWFKWESYATWLSGFALLMIVYWVGGELYLVDQSKAELALWQGILISAATLSIGWLVYDRLCKSGLAERPTLLMLLLFVLLVVMGWALNQVFTGRAMMLHLGAFTATIMSANVFFIIIPNQKIVVADLMAGRAPDPKYGKIAKLRSTHNNYLTLPVLFLMLSNHYPLAFATQYNWIIAALVFLMGVTIRHYFNSLHARTGNPTWTWLVTALLFLAIIWLSTAPMHQPLEEAEAMPMTAQEQRLAAAPGFDQAHDVVLGRCSMCHAREPVWEGILWAPKGVLLETEGDIARNARAIYLQSGVSHAMPPANVTYMEPEDRAAIIAWYRAATR from the coding sequence ATGTATGATCTAGCCGTGTTCTGGGATTGGCTGGCCTTTGGTGTGCGCTGGCTGCATGTGATCACCGCGATTGCCTGGATCGGATCGTCCTTTTATTTCATTGCGTTGGACCTTGGCCTGCGCAAGGCGCCCGACCTGCCCCCGGGCGCGCATGGCGAGGAATGGCAGGTGCATGGCGGCGGCTTTTATCACATCCGCAAGTTCCTGGTCGCGCCCGAGCGGATGCCGGAACACCTGACCTGGTTCAAATGGGAAAGCTATGCAACCTGGCTCAGCGGCTTTGCGCTGCTGATGATCGTCTACTGGGTCGGGGGCGAGTTGTATCTGGTCGATCAGTCCAAGGCGGAGCTGGCGCTGTGGCAGGGCATTCTGATCTCTGCGGCGACGCTGTCGATTGGCTGGCTGGTCTATGACCGGCTGTGCAAATCCGGCCTGGCCGAGCGCCCGACGCTGTTGATGCTGCTGCTCTTTGTTCTGCTGGTGGTGATGGGCTGGGCGCTGAACCAGGTGTTCACCGGCCGCGCCATGATGCTGCATCTGGGCGCCTTCACCGCCACGATCATGAGTGCCAATGTCTTCTTCATCATCATCCCCAACCAGAAGATCGTGGTGGCCGACCTGATGGCCGGGCGCGCGCCCGATCCCAAATATGGCAAGATCGCCAAGCTGCGCTCGACCCATAACAACTATCTGACGCTGCCGGTCCTGTTCCTGATGCTGTCGAACCACTATCCGCTGGCCTTTGCCACCCAGTACAACTGGATCATCGCGGCGCTGGTGTTCCTGATGGGGGTGACGATCCGGCACTATTTCAACTCGCTGCATGCCCGCACCGGCAACCCGACCTGGACCTGGCTGGTGACGGCGCTGCTGTTCCTCGCCATCATCTGGCTTTCCACCGCGCCGATGCATCAGCCGCTGGAAGAGGCCGAGGCGATGCCGATGACCGCGCAAGAGCAGCGCCTGGCCGCCGCGCCCGGCTTTGACCAGGCACATGACGTGGTGCTGGGGCGCTGCTCGATGTGCCATGCCCGCGAACCGGTCTGGGAAGGCATTCTCTGGGCGCCCAAGGGCGTGCTGCTGGAAACCGAAGGTGACATCGCCCGCAATGCGCGGGCGATCTATCTGCAATCCGGCGTCAGCCATGCCATGCCCCCCGCCAATGTCACCTATATGGAACCCGAAGACCGCGCCGCGATCATTGCCTGGTACCGCGCCGCCACCCGTTGA
- a CDS encoding LysR family transcriptional regulator, giving the protein MSYLDNIRTFVRVYELGSMSAAGRDLRISPAVTSARISQLEDHLNVRLFQRTTRNLTPTEQGRAFYPGAVAVLDAVDEAEAQVMHLTEAPRGSLFVAAPLGLGRRLLAPNVPDFLAQYPEIDIRLRLTDRTIDLTTEGLDLAFFLGQPEDSNLRIRKIADCRRVLCAAPDYVKRRGLPATGQDLITGRHECLNLRFPGATEFQWLLQTAEGPRRFAVSGRHECDDGDVLTDWALTGQGIAMKPVFEVAEHLKAGRLVPVAVDTPPVTVQMACLYTHRRHQDPKTRLFMEFMIERVGRAVKAAESAAA; this is encoded by the coding sequence ATGTCCTATCTTGATAATATCCGAACCTTCGTGCGGGTCTATGAACTGGGCAGCATGTCCGCTGCGGGGCGCGATCTGCGGATCTCGCCGGCGGTGACCTCGGCCCGGATCTCGCAGCTTGAGGACCATCTGAACGTGCGGCTGTTCCAGCGCACCACCCGCAACCTGACGCCCACCGAACAAGGACGTGCCTTTTACCCCGGGGCGGTGGCGGTGCTGGATGCGGTGGACGAGGCCGAGGCGCAGGTGATGCACCTGACCGAAGCGCCGCGCGGTTCGCTCTTCGTGGCGGCGCCGCTGGGGCTGGGGCGGCGGTTGCTGGCGCCCAACGTGCCCGACTTTCTGGCACAATATCCCGAGATCGACATTCGTCTGCGGTTGACCGACCGCACCATCGACCTGACGACCGAGGGGCTGGATCTGGCCTTTTTCCTTGGCCAGCCCGAGGACAGCAACCTGCGCATCCGCAAGATCGCCGATTGCCGCCGGGTACTGTGCGCGGCACCTGACTATGTCAAACGCCGGGGCCTGCCCGCGACCGGGCAGGACCTGATCACGGGGCGGCACGAATGTCTGAACCTGCGCTTTCCCGGCGCGACCGAGTTCCAGTGGCTGTTGCAGACCGCCGAAGGCCCGCGCCGGTTTGCGGTTTCGGGGCGGCATGAATGCGACGATGGTGATGTGCTGACCGATTGGGCGCTGACGGGGCAGGGGATCGCGATGAAGCCGGTCTTTGAGGTGGCCGAACATCTGAAGGCGGGGCGGCTGGTGCCGGTGGCGGTGGACACACCGCCGGTGACGGTGCAGATGGCCTGCCTATATACCCACCGCCGCCACCAGGACCCCAAGACACGGCTGTTCATGGAATTCATGATCGAACGGGTGGGGCGGGCGGTGAAAGCCGCCGAAAGCGCCGCCGCCTGA
- a CDS encoding translocation/assembly module TamB domain-containing protein, with protein sequence MKPVVYPLAFALTLSSAVAQTQSLEESGGLLVDFLEDTLSGEGRNIRVRGLSGALSARATIEEITVADADGVWLTIRAAELDWNRLALLRGRFSVNTLTAAEIDIARAPLPAPAELELPDAAATPFQVPELPVAVELGELGVETLTLGAPLLGVAATLSIGGNLTLADGALDTTLSVTRLDRPGDKVDLVAGFANETRQITLDLTLTEAAGGLIATTLAIPDAPALMLSAKGAGPVDDFTADIGLSSDAVERVSGQVRLRGTGDDTAPGIAFAADLGGDVTPLLDAAFDPFFGADTRLGIEGVSLADGALRLDRFDLRSDALDLSGALALAAGGALERAVLDGRITPPDGTRVTLPVPDQRITLGAARLAGRYDRAQGDGWSLNLSAEALDTPDLRLDLARIDASGTLTPGAGGPTLAGRIEAALSGMGFADPALNSALGTALTLEGGFELPPERDLSLSGLTLRGADFTATADAVIDGLTSGFEMDGTVSLTATDLSHFSGLAGRDLGGVAQARLTGTGAPLSGSFDFVLDVDGRDLKTGMAEADPLLTGNSRLHLDALRDDTGMTVRKLTLDAAAGRITAQARVTQPGGELALDGSLRIDTPDLAPFSALAGRPLSGGAVADITGNVARLGEEFDLSIDLSGQNLSSGMAEIDPLLAGASRIGLDARRAGNSLTLRRFTLDAPVLTAQVQGEVTGLTTEAVFDGTARIEAPDLAPFSALAGLELGGRIRAGLEGRSALNGERFDLSLALDATDLRTGIAQADALIAGQTRLEFDGSRDAGGMDIRHFDLDGSALSAEASGAFRGTGSNLRFAARLDELSRVTPSVSGPLQLSGTLSPTATGLRSEVELLGPDSSFARLNGTVDTDGAADLAFDAELARLERFVPDLAGALKAVGTATRASGIWTVAGNARGPAGITADVAGTFDEAKGAADMTATGQLSLGAANKALAPNKIEGTARFDLALRGTPGLGALSGTITTAESALAIPDLGQTITGIGGTVTLADSAARIDIRGGVRAGGGFTVSGPVSLLPPFDGQIAVRLNDLVLTDNLSYDSRLGGQITLSGPLTGNSRLAGQIEVGETNINLNTASGAVGAAPIPEGMVHQREPAAVRATRQRAKLIDSGNGNGGRTSMALDIAINAPGKVYARGRGLNAEMGGRIHIGGTSAAVVPSGQIGLIRGDFNILGRRLKLTKGVVTLQGDLTPYVEFASTATTSEGQATLRIIGPLDQPEVRVTADPDRPSEEALAMLLFGNQFSQLSPFVIAQMAASLATLSGHGGDVAKGARDKTGADTVEIGTDAGGVGRLGAGAYLSDNLYTDFTVNIEGDTEVNLNLDVTDNLTLKGMVDNAGDTSLGIFFERDY encoded by the coding sequence ATGAAACCGGTTGTATATCCGCTGGCCTTCGCGCTCACCCTGTCCTCGGCCGTGGCCCAGACCCAGAGCCTGGAGGAAAGCGGCGGTCTGCTGGTCGATTTTCTTGAGGACACCCTTTCGGGCGAGGGGCGCAATATCCGGGTGCGCGGTCTCTCGGGCGCGCTCAGCGCGCGCGCCACCATCGAGGAAATCACCGTCGCCGACGCTGACGGGGTCTGGCTGACCATCCGCGCGGCGGAACTGGATTGGAACCGGCTGGCGCTGCTGCGCGGGCGGTTCTCGGTCAACACGCTGACCGCCGCCGAAATCGACATTGCCCGCGCGCCCCTGCCCGCGCCCGCCGAGCTCGAACTGCCCGATGCCGCCGCGACCCCGTTCCAGGTGCCCGAATTGCCCGTCGCCGTGGAACTGGGAGAGCTTGGGGTCGAGACACTGACGCTGGGCGCGCCGCTGCTGGGCGTGGCGGCGACACTGTCGATCGGGGGTAACCTGACCCTGGCCGACGGGGCGCTTGACACCACGCTGAGCGTGACCCGGCTGGACCGGCCCGGCGACAAGGTCGATCTGGTGGCGGGTTTTGCCAACGAGACCCGGCAGATCACCCTGGACCTGACCCTGACCGAGGCGGCTGGCGGTCTGATCGCGACCACGCTGGCCATCCCCGACGCCCCCGCACTGATGCTCAGCGCCAAGGGCGCCGGGCCGGTCGACGATTTCACCGCAGATATCGGGCTGAGCAGCGACGCGGTCGAGCGGGTCAGCGGGCAGGTGCGCCTGCGCGGCACCGGCGATGACACCGCCCCCGGCATCGCCTTTGCCGCCGACCTGGGCGGCGATGTCACGCCGCTGCTTGATGCCGCGTTCGACCCGTTCTTCGGCGCCGATACCCGGCTTGGGATCGAGGGGGTGTCGCTGGCGGACGGGGCGCTGAGGCTTGACCGGTTCGACCTGCGTTCCGACGCGCTCGACCTCAGCGGCGCGCTGGCGCTGGCGGCGGGCGGCGCGCTGGAACGCGCGGTGCTCGATGGGCGGATCACCCCGCCCGATGGCACCCGTGTCACCCTGCCCGTGCCCGATCAGCGCATCACGCTGGGCGCGGCACGACTGGCAGGCCGCTATGACCGGGCCCAGGGCGATGGCTGGTCTCTGAACCTGAGCGCCGAGGCGCTTGACACGCCCGATCTGCGGCTCGACCTTGCCCGGATCGACGCCAGCGGCACCCTGACACCGGGCGCGGGTGGCCCCACCCTGGCGGGCCGTATCGAGGCGGCGCTGAGCGGGATGGGCTTTGCCGACCCGGCGCTGAACAGCGCGCTGGGCACCGCGCTGACGCTGGAGGGCGGGTTCGAGCTGCCCCCCGAACGGGATCTGTCGCTGAGCGGCCTCACCCTGCGCGGCGCGGATTTCACCGCGACCGCAGATGCTGTGATCGACGGGCTGACCTCGGGCTTTGAAATGGACGGAACGGTCAGCCTGACCGCCACCGATCTCAGCCACTTCTCGGGGCTTGCGGGCCGCGATCTGGGCGGCGTCGCCCAGGCACGACTGACCGGCACCGGCGCGCCCCTGTCGGGCAGCTTCGACTTTGTGCTGGATGTTGACGGCCGCGACCTGAAAACCGGCATGGCCGAGGCCGACCCGCTGCTGACCGGCAACAGCCGCCTCCATCTGGACGCGCTGCGCGATGATACCGGGATGACGGTGCGCAAGCTGACACTGGACGCAGCCGCGGGCCGGATCACGGCCCAGGCCCGGGTCACCCAACCGGGCGGCGAGCTGGCGCTGGATGGCAGCCTGCGGATCGACACGCCGGATCTGGCCCCGTTCTCGGCGCTGGCCGGGCGTCCGCTGAGCGGGGGCGCGGTGGCTGACATCACCGGCAATGTCGCCCGGCTGGGCGAGGAATTCGACCTGAGTATCGACCTGAGCGGCCAGAACCTGTCGAGCGGCATGGCCGAGATCGACCCGCTGTTGGCCGGGGCCAGCCGGATCGGGCTGGATGCCCGCCGGGCGGGCAACAGCCTGACCCTGCGCCGCTTCACTCTCGACGCGCCGGTGCTGACGGCGCAGGTGCAGGGCGAGGTGACCGGGTTGACCACGGAAGCGGTCTTTGACGGCACCGCGCGGATCGAAGCGCCCGATCTGGCCCCGTTCTCGGCGCTGGCCGGGTTGGAACTTGGCGGACGGATCCGTGCCGGGCTGGAGGGGCGCTCGGCGCTGAACGGCGAGCGCTTCGACCTCAGCCTGGCGCTTGATGCCACCGACCTGCGCACCGGCATCGCCCAGGCCGACGCCCTGATCGCCGGGCAGACCCGGCTGGAATTCGACGGCAGCCGCGATGCGGGCGGCATGGATATCCGCCATTTCGACCTGGACGGCAGCGCGCTCAGCGCCGAGGCCTCGGGCGCCTTTCGCGGTACCGGCAGCAACCTGCGTTTCGCCGCCCGTCTGGACGAGCTGTCGCGGGTGACGCCCTCTGTCTCGGGGCCGCTGCAACTGAGCGGGACCTTGTCGCCCACCGCAACCGGCCTGCGCAGCGAGGTGGAATTGCTGGGGCCTGACAGTTCCTTTGCCCGGCTGAACGGCACCGTCGATACCGATGGCGCCGCCGATCTGGCGTTTGACGCCGAACTGGCGCGGCTTGAACGGTTCGTGCCCGATCTGGCCGGGGCGCTCAAGGCTGTCGGAACCGCCACCCGCGCAAGCGGCATCTGGACCGTCGCCGGCAACGCCCGGGGCCCCGCCGGAATCACGGCGGATGTGGCCGGCACCTTTGACGAGGCAAAGGGCGCGGCGGACATGACGGCAACGGGCCAGCTGAGCCTGGGCGCAGCCAACAAGGCGCTGGCCCCCAACAAGATCGAAGGCACCGCCCGGTTCGATCTGGCGCTGCGCGGCACACCGGGGCTGGGCGCGCTCAGCGGCACCATCACCACGGCAGAGTCGGCGCTGGCGATCCCCGATCTGGGCCAAACCATCACCGGCATCGGCGGCACCGTCACCCTTGCCGACAGCGCCGCCCGGATCGACATCCGTGGTGGCGTCCGCGCCGGCGGCGGCTTTACCGTCAGCGGCCCGGTCTCGCTGCTGCCCCCCTTTGACGGGCAGATCGCGGTGCGGCTGAACGACCTGGTGTTGACCGACAACCTTTCCTATGACAGCCGGTTGGGCGGGCAGATCACCCTGTCCGGGCCGCTGACGGGCAACAGCAGGCTGGCCGGGCAGATCGAGGTGGGCGAGACCAATATCAACCTCAACACCGCCTCGGGCGCGGTTGGCGCGGCCCCGATCCCCGAAGGCATGGTACATCAGCGCGAACCGGCTGCGGTGCGTGCCACCCGGCAGCGCGCCAAGCTGATCGATAGCGGCAATGGCAATGGCGGGCGCACCAGCATGGCACTGGACATCGCGATCAACGCCCCGGGCAAGGTCTATGCGCGCGGGCGCGGCCTGAATGCCGAGATGGGCGGACGCATCCATATCGGCGGCACCAGCGCGGCCGTGGTTCCCTCGGGCCAGATCGGGCTGATCCGGGGCGATTTCAACATCCTCGGCAGACGGTTGAAACTGACCAAGGGCGTCGTCACCCTGCAGGGCGATCTTACCCCCTATGTCGAGTTCGCCTCGACCGCCACCACCTCGGAAGGGCAGGCCACGCTCAGGATCATCGGGCCGCTGGACCAGCCCGAGGTCCGGGTGACCGCGGACCCCGACCGCCCCTCCGAAGAGGCGCTGGCGATGCTGCTGTTCGGCAACCAGTTCTCGCAGCTCTCGCCCTTTGTGATCGCGCAGATGGCCGCCTCGCTGGCGACATTGTCGGGCCATGGCGGTGACGTCGCCAAAGGGGCAAGGGATAAGACCGGCGCCGACACGGTCGAAATCGGTACGGACGCGGGCGGGGTTGGACGGCTGGGTGCCGGGGCCTATCTGAGTGACAATCTCTACACCGATTTCACCGTCAATATCGAAGGCGACACCGAGGTGAACCTGAACCTGGACGTGACCGACAATCTGACGCTCAAGGGTATGGTCGACAATGCTGGCGACACCTCGCTGGGCATCTTCTTCGAGCGCGATTACTGA
- a CDS encoding autotransporter assembly complex protein TamA, producing the protein MNLTGPLGARLRGLVTAGLLLVPVNASALEAVLTAPGASEELQDRLRQSSAALSASARGQDSPLELLSSALSDYRTLVQVLYDAGHFSPVVHIRLDGREAAAIDPFSTPARIERIEIAVDPGPAFRFGTARVEPLSAETRLSDAFAPGQPATTGAIRDAAQTGILGWREAGYAKARIGDQRIVVRHAPAELDAEIRLLPGPKLRFGQMVVQGDSDVRPEAIARIAGFPSGQVYSPDQVQRVGTRLRRTGAFALVSLTEHENPNPDGTLDFNATFEDLPKRRITFGAELSSRDGLDLSAIWIHRNLFGAAERLRLEATVRNIGGTEDIDGRIGFRLDRPDRLGPDDSIFYIGEAERRNRTHYQITRAVLGIGARRTFSDTLYAEAGVGFNYGDADDAYGSGRKFRYFGLRSTVEWDKRDNKVSATRGFYLNAGLDPFIGLSGSKSGARLTADGRAYWDFNTEGRFVLAGRLQIGSVLGPSQSEISPELLFFSGGAGTVRGQPYESLGLPVGGNIAGGKSFVGLSTEVRGKVTEKISLVGFYDFGTVGASSFITSGSDSHAGAGLGIRYDLGGLGPLRLDLAYPTSGNTDGGLQFYLGIGQAF; encoded by the coding sequence ATGAATCTGACAGGCCCTCTGGGTGCGCGTTTGCGTGGTCTCGTCACCGCGGGTCTTCTTCTTGTGCCGGTGAATGCGAGCGCGCTTGAAGCGGTGCTGACCGCGCCCGGCGCTTCGGAAGAGTTGCAGGATCGCCTGCGCCAGAGCTCGGCCGCGCTTTCGGCGTCGGCCCGTGGCCAGGACAGCCCGCTGGAACTGCTGTCTTCGGCGCTTTCCGATTACCGCACCCTGGTTCAGGTTCTCTATGACGCGGGCCATTTCAGCCCGGTGGTCCATATCCGCCTCGACGGGCGCGAGGCGGCGGCGATCGACCCGTTTTCCACCCCTGCCCGGATCGAACGGATCGAGATTGCGGTCGATCCCGGCCCCGCCTTCCGCTTTGGCACCGCGCGGGTGGAACCGCTGAGCGCCGAAACGCGCCTGTCTGACGCGTTCGCCCCCGGCCAGCCCGCCACAACGGGCGCCATCCGCGATGCGGCACAGACCGGCATTCTGGGCTGGCGCGAGGCCGGATATGCCAAGGCCCGCATTGGCGACCAGCGCATCGTGGTGCGGCATGCGCCCGCCGAGCTTGACGCCGAGATCCGCCTGCTGCCGGGGCCGAAATTGCGCTTTGGCCAGATGGTCGTACAGGGCGACAGCGATGTGCGCCCCGAGGCCATCGCCCGGATCGCGGGCTTTCCCAGCGGACAGGTCTATTCGCCCGATCAGGTCCAGCGGGTCGGCACCCGCCTGCGCCGCACCGGCGCCTTTGCGCTGGTGTCGCTCACCGAACACGAAAACCCCAATCCCGATGGAACGCTGGATTTCAACGCCACCTTCGAGGACCTGCCCAAGCGGCGCATCACCTTTGGCGCCGAGCTGTCCTCGCGCGATGGGCTCGACCTGTCGGCGATCTGGATCCACCGCAACCTGTTTGGCGCCGCCGAGCGGCTGCGGCTGGAGGCCACGGTGCGCAATATCGGCGGTACCGAGGATATCGACGGGCGCATCGGTTTCCGCCTCGACCGGCCCGACCGGCTGGGGCCGGATGACAGCATCTTTTACATCGGCGAGGCGGAACGGCGAAACCGTACCCACTACCAGATCACCCGCGCGGTGCTGGGCATCGGTGCGCGGCGCACCTTCTCGGACACGCTCTATGCCGAGGCGGGCGTGGGCTTTAACTATGGCGATGCCGACGACGCCTATGGCAGCGGGCGCAAGTTCCGCTATTTCGGCCTGCGCAGCACGGTGGAATGGGACAAGCGCGACAACAAGGTCAGCGCCACCCGCGGCTTTTACCTCAACGCCGGGCTGGACCCGTTCATCGGGCTTTCAGGCAGCAAATCCGGGGCCCGGCTGACCGCCGATGGCCGCGCCTATTGGGATTTCAATACCGAGGGCCGGTTCGTGCTGGCCGGGCGACTTCAGATCGGCTCGGTTCTTGGTCCGTCGCAATCCGAGATCTCGCCCGAACTGCTGTTCTTTTCGGGCGGGGCGGGCACCGTGCGCGGCCAGCCGTACGAAAGCCTGGGCCTGCCGGTGGGCGGCAATATCGCGGGCGGCAAATCCTTTGTGGGTCTGTCGACCGAGGTCCGGGGCAAGGTGACCGAGAAAATCTCGCTGGTGGGCTTTTACGATTTCGGCACGGTGGGGGCATCGTCCTTCATCACTTCGGGCTCGGACAGCCATGCGGGCGCCGGGCTGGGCATCCGCTATGATCTGGGCGGGCTGGGGCCGCTGCGGCTGGACCTGGCCTATCCCACCAGCGGCAACACCGATGGCGGGCTGCAATTCTATCTGGGGATCGGGCAGGCATTCTGA